The Streptomyces sp. 11x1 genomic sequence GACCTCGTCGTACAGTTCGCGGGCCGGGGCGACGAGCTCTTGCCCGGCCTCCGTCTCGGTGCCCCAGATGTCCCACAGCAGTGTCTCGACCTTGTTCAGCGCCGCGAGATCGAGCCGGACGTTCCCGGCCACGAACCACTCCCCGTTCAGCGACCCGTCCTCCGGCGGGTGCAGGCCGAACGTCCGGGCGTCCGCCTCACCCGCCCGGACGGCCCGCCACGCCTTGCCCGCCACCAGGAAGCGGTCGCGCGGTACGTCCATCGGGTCGAAGCCGATCCTCCACTCGTCGGCGACCAGCGGCTCGGCCAGCTGTGCGTCGGCCAGCAGCCAGCCCCGCGCCGGGTCCCAGTACTCGGTGACCACATGGTCGCAGTGGAATCCGTTCTGCCCGAAGTACGTGGCGAAGCCCGAGCGCAGCCGGGCCGGCACGCCGAAGTGCCGCAGGAGCGAGCAGTGCAGCAGCGAGAAGTCGCGGCACACACCGACGAACCGGTCCCCGGGCTCACGGCGGTGCGACAGGGGCGCGTCGTTCCGTTCGACGATGAGCCGCAGGATGTCGTCGAGGTAGCGTGTCTCGGCGTCGTCGTGCAGCCGCTCCCGCGCCACGGTGTGGCCGAACGTCCCGCCTTCGCCCCGATGGATCATCAGATCCCGTGCCACGCGGGCGAGTCGGGCCGGGTCCCGCGGGAGGCCGGCGTACAGCGGGGCGAGGTCGCCGGGGTCGGTGAACGCGCTCTGCACGGTGTAGAAGGCGGCGACGTCCGGTGCGAGCCGTACGGGTGGCATGAGCGAACCCCCAGAATGAATCGGCCGCGTGTTCGAGTTACGGGCCGCTCCGCCCCAACCGTGTCAAAATTCATCGGCAATTGTCCACAATTCACGCGGAAGCGCGAGGGAATGCGGGTGCCCGGAATTCTCCGCATTCTCCGCGCGCGTCACCGACAAGAACTAATGGATGTGGGCTCCCTTATCATTAGCGGCATGGAGTACTCGATCAGCGGGGACGCGCGGCTCGCCCTGGACCTCGCCCTCACCGTCCGCCACGACGGCAGCGGCGGTGTCGCCGACGACCTGACCGATGTCATGGGACTCGCCACCTGGGTCCGCGCCCACACGGACGACCTCCCGGCGGCCTTCGGCCCGGACGTCGACGAGGCCACGCTCACCTCCGTACGCGACCTCCGCGCCGCCGTCCGCGCCCTCTTCGCCCGCGCCGTCGCCCCCGGCGAGCCCAGCCCAGCCGACGCCACCCGTCTGCTGCCCGTCCCCGAGGCCCTGGCGCGTCTCAACGAGGCCGCCGCCCTCACCCCGACCGTCCCGGTCCTAGCCTGGGGCCCCGGTGTCGACCCCGTCGTGCACCACCGGCCCGCCACCGGCGAGGACCCGCTCACCGCCGCCCTCGCCCGCGCCGCGCTCGCCTTCCTCGCGAGCCCCGAACGACAACGGCTGCGCGCCTGTCACGCACCGCGCTGCGTGCGCTACTTCCTCAAGGAGCACCCCCGCCAGGAGTGGTGCAAACCCGCCTGCGGCAACCGGGCCCGGGTGGCCCGCCACCACGACCGCCACAGGAAGACCTCGGCCTGACCAGCCGGGATCGCCCTCCCCGGCGCTCCCTCGGCTCCACCCTGGGACGACACGCCGTACCATTACGGCATGTCCTTCCTCCGCCGCCGCAGCGCCACTCCCGCCGGGCCCGATTTCGACGTACTGGCCATGGATCCGGGCGACTGGCCGGGCAATCTCGGTGCCGGTCTGCTGCCCGCCCCCGACGGCAGCTGCCAGGGCGTCTTCCTGCGCTACGACCTCTACGGCGGCCGTGGCCCCGCGATGATCATCGGCAACCTCCCGGAGGGCTCCCCGGCGCGCGAGGTCGCCGACGGCGAGATCCCCTTCGAGGTCGCCCAGCTGCTGGTCGCCCTGGAGAACGAGGAGGACATCACCGTCGTCGGTTCCGAGGACATCCCGGTGATGCAGGGCGACAACCTGCTGATCGTCCGCCGCCTCAAGCTCTCCGAGTCCCGGATCTCCTGCGTCCAGTTCGACCGCAGCGACAACGTCCTGGTGACCATCGCCGCCTGGGACCGCCCCATCACCGACGACCTCTACGCGCTGCTCAAGCCGCTCCCGGCGGAGCTGTTCCAGCAGGGCTGAGAGCGCGCACGACGTACGACGCCCGGCCGGGTCGCGACCCGGTGAGGACGAGGACGAGAAAGGGCCGGGTACGCACCCGGCCCTTCTTCGTGCCCTAGAAGCGTCCTGAAGATCTTGAAAATGCGCCCGGCTTGCCCTGCTTGATGGCGATTGACATTTACCGGCAATCCAGGGTGAGTCGGGCGGCCAGAGCAAGATCTTCAGCGGTCTCCTAGGCCCTGTCGTCACATTCCCGTCGTCGCCCGAAGGGCGGCCTGGCGGCGTCGTGGGGGTACCTCCCGGTCGAGCGCAGCCGAGACCGGGGGAGCGTGCTCTCGGCGTGCCGGGCACTGACCCGGGTACCGGACGTACTCGGGTCGGTGCCCGGTGCGTCGAGAGCGCGTGCATGGCGTCGCGGGGCAGGCGGGAATGCGACGACAGGGCCTACGGGCGTCCCGCCGCTCACCCGGCCGGCAGTACCCGCACATCCGCCGCCTTGACGAACGCCACCCGGTGGCCGAACTGGATCTCGTAGTAGAGGTCCTTGCCGACCACGACCCGGTGTCCGCTCGTGTCGAAGGTGACGGCGTAGTAGTACTCGCCCGGCACCAGGCCCCCGGTGACGTACTTCTGCCCCTTGAGGAGCTTGTACGGCCACGGGGACACCGCCTGCGCGGGCACCCCCGCCGGATAGGCGGACGCCTCCGGGTAGGCGCGGCCGTACACCGGGATGTCCGCCAGGCCGTCCCGGGGCGTCACGACCAGCCCGGTGGCGCCGACCGCCGTCGGCTTGCCCGGCGGGTTCTGGAACCAGGCCTTCTGCCCCAGGAACCAGATCGCCGTCCAGTCGCCCTGCCGCTCCGCCACCGCGTACTGCTGCCCGGTGGAGACCCGGGACCCGAGGTCGTTCACATTGGTCGTCGAACCGCTGCCGTCCGGCCGCAGCCCGATGTCCTTGATCAGGGGTGAGGTCACGTCGGGGCGGCTGTAGAGGCGTACGGCGCTGGAGCCGTGCACCGCGCAGGTCGCGCCGCCGGACCCGCAGCCGGTGAACACGGGCCGGTTGGCGGCGTAGTCCGGGAGGATCGTGACCATGGTGCTGTCGGCGCCGGACGTCGCTCCGAGCGGCTTGCCCAGCAGCTCGAAGTAGTGCCGCCAGTCCCAGTACGGACCCGGGTCGGTGTGCATCCCCGGGATCGTCGCCGTCGTCGGACCCGGCACGGTGTCATGGCCCAGGATGTGCTGCCGGTCCAACGGGATGCCGTATCTGTCGGCCAGGTACCTCACCAGCCGCGCCGACGACCGGTACATCGCCTCCGTGTACCAGGCGTCCGGCGAGGCGAGGAACCCCTCGTGCTCCAGACCGATCGAGCCCGCGTTGACGTACCAGTTGCCGGCGTGCCAGGCCACGTCCTTGTGCTTGATGTGCTGCGCGATGTGCCCGTCCGTGGAGCGCAGCGAATACTGCCACGACACGTACGTCGGGTCCTGGACCAGTTCCAGAGTGGTGTCCCAGTAGCCCTCGGTGTCGTGGACGACGATGTACCGGATGGGCTGGGAGTTCGGCCGGTCGGCCAGGTCGTGGTTGCCGTAGTCGTTGTCGCCGAACTCCTGGTACGGCGCCGGGATCCACTCACAGGCCACCGTGGTCGGGCACTCCGCCCCGGCGGCCGCCGCGCGCAGTCCGGACCGGGACAGCTGCCCGGTGTCGGGCGCGAGGTCCGGGTCGGCCGCCAGGGCCACCCGCTGACCGGCGTCCGTGACGCGCTCCGCGCCGGCACGGATGACCGCGAACACCTCGTTCGCGTACGCCGCCGCCGTGGCCCGGTCGTCGGCCCCCGAGAAGCGCGCCACCGCCCCGTACCAGTCCGCGGGATCGGCGCTCGGTTCCGCGCCGAGCTGCCGCTGGGCGGCGGCGAGCAGCGCTGCACCGCCCGCCACGTTCGCCTCGGCGTCCGTGCGCAGCTTCCGCGCGGGCAGGCCGGTCAGCTCGGCCGCCCTCGTCAACGTCCGTAGCCGGGCCGGGAGTTCGGCGGGCTGCGGCAGTTTCGCCTCCGGCACGGTCAGCGGGCGCGACTCGTCGCCGCGCGCGTCCTCCGTGCCCTCGCCGTGGTGCGGGGCCTCGGCCAGGGCCGTGCGCGCGTCGGTGAGATGCATGGGCCCGTAGCCGCCGGTCACGCTGGGCGCGCCGCCGTGCTCGTCCCAACGGGACTGGAGATACGAGACGCCGAGCAGGACGCTGCGCGGTACGCCGTACCTCTCGGCCGCGGCGGTGAACGCGCCCTGCAGACCGCCGGAGGCCGAGAAACCGCTCTCCGGCGGGGCCGCGCCCAGCAGGGGCAGCAGCAGGACGGCGGGAGCCGTGGCGAGCGCCGCTCGGCGGACACGTCTGGGACGGGGGGTGGGCCTGCGGTCGGTGGGGGATCCTCGCAAGGCGGGCCTCCTCTAACGGTGGGGCGTTGGCGGAGTGGCAGACCAAAGGCTCCTCCCGTGGGCGAGGCCCGCGTGCGGAGGAGCGCTTCCGTGCTATCGGTCGGCCGACGATCCGTCAATCATGCCCCCAGAAGGCCGCTTCCCCGGTGATTGCCGGGCGCACGACCACCCCCGGGTCATGACGAAGGCCCGCGGTGCGGCCCTTGCGCCGGCACACCGCGGACCTTCGTATCCCCTCAGCGAGTGCCGACCGCCGCCCGTACGGCCTTGCGGGCCAGCTGGCAGTCGTCGTGCAGCCGCCTGAGCAGCAGCCGCTGTTCCTCGCCGGACGGCGCAGCAGCCGGGTGGGCCTGACCCGGTGCCGCCGGGGTCGAGTCGTGCATCGAACGCTGCACGGCTGTCTCGTAGGTACGGATCTCACGGGTCAGTACGAGCATCAGGTTCACCAGGAACGCGTCCCGGGATGCCGGGCCCGCCGACTGCGCCAGCTGGCTGATCTGCCGCCGTGCCACCGGTGCGTCCCCGAGCACCGCCCACAGCGTCGCCAGGTCGTACCCCGGCAGGTACCAGCCCGCGTGCTCCCAGTCCACCAGCACTGGACCGGCCGGTGAGAGCAGGATGTTCGACAGGAGGGCGTCGCCGTGACAGAACTGGCCCATGCCCTGACGGCCGGACGCGTGCGCGATGCCGTGCAGCAGCTTCTGCAGATCGCCCATGTCCCGGTCGGTGAGCAGGCCCAGCTCATGGAAGCGGGAGATCCGCTCCGCGTAGTCCAGCGGGGCGTCGAACGTCCCCACCGGCGGTCGCCACGCGTTCAGCCGGCAGATCGCGCCGAGCGCCGCCCGGATGTCGGCGCGCGGCGGCGCCTCCACCGGGTGCCGTTGCAGGGCCGCCACCCGGCCCGGCATCCGCTCGATGACCAAGGTGCAGTTGTCCGGGTCCGCCGCGATCAGCCTCGGCGCCCGCACGGGGGGGCGGTGCCGGACGAACGAGCGGTATGCGGCTATTTCGTGCCGGAGCCGGTCCTCCCAGATGGAGGAATGATCCAGTAAACACTTGGCGACGGCCGTACTTCGCCCGGTGGTACCGACGAGCAGCACCGAGCGGCCGCTGCGGCGCAGCACCTGGACCGGAGTGAACTCCGGACAGATGCGGTGCACCGAGGCGATCGCCGTGCGCAGCTGCGCGCCCTGAGGGCCGGACAAGTCGAGTCTCCCGCTGAGCGGTTGGGTGCCGAGCCCGGGCACGCGCCGCGCCCGGCCGCCGAGCACCGGGGCCGCCGTACGCGTGGGGTCGAGGTAGGGGCCGCCGCTGCCCGGCTGACGGGGGTGCAGCGACCGGGGAGGAGCGGACACGGAGGACGATGCTGCGTACATGGGGGAGGACAGATCCCTTCGTGTGCCGGCAGGTCACGTGCCACCCGCCCCGGCCGTACCGGGGACACCCTGGGGAGTGCCCGTCGGGGCGACCGGGTCGGGGTGGCGCTTTCCTACCTGACACCGGATGGGCCCTGGCACACCATGTAGCGCACCCTGGCGAAGCCTGGCGAATAGTCCCCGAGCAACTGACAGCGGGCTACATTCAACTCAGCCGAGAACCTGGGGGCTTGACGTGAGCGGACAACCCAACACCCGACTCGCAGACCTGTTCGGCCTGGCCGGCTGGTCGAAGGGAGAGCTCGCGAGGCTGGTCAACCGGCAGGCGGCGGCCATGGGCCACCCCCAGCTGGCGACCGACACCTCACGGGTACGGCGGTGGATCGACATGGGAGAGATCCCGCGCGATCCCGTGCCACGGGTGCTGGCGGCGCTGTTCACCGAGCGTCTCGGCCGTGTCGTGACCATCGAGGACCTCGGTCTGGTCCGGCACGGGCGTACGGGGAAACGGCAGGGCGGCGGGAATGTGGAACATCCCGACGGCGTGCCGTGGGCGCCCGAACGGACTGCCGCGGTCCTCACCGAATTCACGGGAATGGACCTCATGCTCAACCGACGCGGCTTGGTGGGTGCGGGCGTCGCGCTCACCGCGGGATCCGCACTCAGCAGCGCCATGCACGACTGGCTGCACACCGATCCGGCCCTCGCGGCCGACGCCCCCGACCTCGACAACTCCCTGCACGCCGACCCCGCTGGGTTCGACCGTTACGAGGCCGCCCCCATCGGGTCGCAGGAGATCGAGGAACTGGAGCGCTCGGTCGAGGTGTTCCGGGCCTGGGACGCGGCCCGCGGCGGCGGGCTGCAACGCAAGGCTGTCGTGGGACAGCTCAACGAGGTGGGAGGCATGCTCTCCTACCGTCACCCCGAACACCTCCAGCGGCGCCTGTGGGGCGTCGCCGCCAACCTCGCCGTCCTCGCCGGCTGGATGTCGCACGACATCGGCCTCGAACCCACCGCCCAGAAGTACTTCATCATCGCTGCCCACGCCGCGAGGGAGGGCGGTGACCGGCCCCGCGCCGGCGAGGCCCTCTCCCGGGCGGCCCGACAACTGGTGCACCTCGGGAAACCCGACGAGGCACTGGACATCATGAAACTCGCCCAGTCCGGGTCCGGCGACCAGGTCCTGCCCCGCACCAAGGCCATGCTCCACACCGTCGAGGCCTGGGCGCAGGCATCGCTGGGGAAGGGCCAGGCCATGCGCCGCACCCTGGGCCAGGCCGAGGACCTGTTCGTCTCCGACCGTGGGGACGTGCCGCCGCCGAGCTGGATGCAGATGTTCAACGAGGCCGATCTGTACGGCATGCAGGCCCTGGCCTACCGCACCCTCGCGGAGCACGAACCGGCAGCGGCGCAGCACGCCCGGCACTACGCGGAGAAGGCGTTGGACCTCAGGACGAACGCCCAGGGGAGGTCGCAGATCTTCGACTACCTGTCGATGGCCTCGGCCTGCTTCATCGGCGACGACCCGGAGCAGGCGAGCGGGTACGCGCGTCTGGCGCTGGCGTCGATGGGCTCCAACTCCTCGCACCGCACCTGGGACCGGCTGCGTGAGATGTACCGGCTCACCGGTCAGTACGCCGGCTATCCGAAGATCCAGGATCTGCGGGAGGAGATCCAGCTCTCCCTGCCCAAGCCCCAGCCGAGGGCCTCACTGCCGAAGAACAGGGGCGACATCGCCCCGGCGTGAGGCATCACCTCCCGGTGCGAGGGTGAGGGGCGGCGTGCGGGTGAGTGGCCCGTTCCTCAGGAGCTGACCCGGGCGACGAGCACGCACGCGTCGTCCGTACGCTCCCTCTCGCCGAACTCCTCCACCACCGTCCGGACACATTCCTGGGCCGTACGTGCCTCGCCGAACCGGGGGGCCAGGTCCAACAGCCGCTGGACGGCTGCCTCTCCGTCCCGCCGGGGGACCAGTCCATCGGTGTGCAGGAGCAGCAGATCGCCCTGTTCGAGCGTGACTTCGGCCTGCCCGTAGACGGCTCCGGAGGTCGCTCCGAGCAGGACTCCGTCCGGCGGGGGCAGCACGCGCCCCGTCCCGTCGCGGAACAGCAGCGGGGCGGGGTGCCCGGCCTGTGCCCAGACGAGGGTGCGGGTCGCCGGCCGGTAGCGGCAACAGGCCGCGCTGCCGAGCGCCGGCTGCACGGTGGCGTCCAGTAACTGATTGAGGCAGGCCATCAGCCGGCCCGGCTCGGTTCCCGACATCGCCATGCCGCGGAGTGCGCCGATCAGCATCGCCATGCCCGAGGTCACGGTGACACCGTGACCGGTGAGGTCGCCGACGCTCAACAGGCTGTCGCCGCCCGGCAGTTCGAGGGCGTCGTACCAGTCGCCGCCGATCAGCGCGCTCGTCGAGCAGGGCAGGTAGTGGGCGGCCAGGTCCAGTCTCTCGGGGCCCCGCTGCGGGAGCCGCAG encodes the following:
- a CDS encoding transglutaminase-like domain-containing protein, with translation MPPVRLAPDVAAFYTVQSAFTDPGDLAPLYAGLPRDPARLARVARDLMIHRGEGGTFGHTVARERLHDDAETRYLDDILRLIVERNDAPLSHRREPGDRFVGVCRDFSLLHCSLLRHFGVPARLRSGFATYFGQNGFHCDHVVTEYWDPARGWLLADAQLAEPLVADEWRIGFDPMDVPRDRFLVAGKAWRAVRAGEADARTFGLHPPEDGSLNGEWFVAGNVRLDLAALNKVETLLWDIWGTETEAGQELVAPARELYDEVAPVVGDEVRFAAARELFAEREGLRTPRTVLSLAPYNGPREVTLR
- a CDS encoding CGNR zinc finger domain-containing protein, which gives rise to MEYSISGDARLALDLALTVRHDGSGGVADDLTDVMGLATWVRAHTDDLPAAFGPDVDEATLTSVRDLRAAVRALFARAVAPGEPSPADATRLLPVPEALARLNEAAALTPTVPVLAWGPGVDPVVHHRPATGEDPLTAALARAALAFLASPERQRLRACHAPRCVRYFLKEHPRQEWCKPACGNRARVARHHDRHRKTSA
- a CDS encoding N-acetylmuramoyl-L-alanine amidase, translating into MRGSPTDRRPTPRPRRVRRAALATAPAVLLLPLLGAAPPESGFSASGGLQGAFTAAAERYGVPRSVLLGVSYLQSRWDEHGGAPSVTGGYGPMHLTDARTALAEAPHHGEGTEDARGDESRPLTVPEAKLPQPAELPARLRTLTRAAELTGLPARKLRTDAEANVAGGAALLAAAQRQLGAEPSADPADWYGAVARFSGADDRATAAAYANEVFAVIRAGAERVTDAGQRVALAADPDLAPDTGQLSRSGLRAAAAGAECPTTVACEWIPAPYQEFGDNDYGNHDLADRPNSQPIRYIVVHDTEGYWDTTLELVQDPTYVSWQYSLRSTDGHIAQHIKHKDVAWHAGNWYVNAGSIGLEHEGFLASPDAWYTEAMYRSSARLVRYLADRYGIPLDRQHILGHDTVPGPTTATIPGMHTDPGPYWDWRHYFELLGKPLGATSGADSTMVTILPDYAANRPVFTGCGSGGATCAVHGSSAVRLYSRPDVTSPLIKDIGLRPDGSGSTTNVNDLGSRVSTGQQYAVAERQGDWTAIWFLGQKAWFQNPPGKPTAVGATGLVVTPRDGLADIPVYGRAYPEASAYPAGVPAQAVSPWPYKLLKGQKYVTGGLVPGEYYYAVTFDTSGHRVVVGKDLYYEIQFGHRVAFVKAADVRVLPAG
- a CDS encoding aminoglycoside phosphotransferase family protein, coding for MYAASSSVSAPPRSLHPRQPGSGGPYLDPTRTAAPVLGGRARRVPGLGTQPLSGRLDLSGPQGAQLRTAIASVHRICPEFTPVQVLRRSGRSVLLVGTTGRSTAVAKCLLDHSSIWEDRLRHEIAAYRSFVRHRPPVRAPRLIAADPDNCTLVIERMPGRVAALQRHPVEAPPRADIRAALGAICRLNAWRPPVGTFDAPLDYAERISRFHELGLLTDRDMGDLQKLLHGIAHASGRQGMGQFCHGDALLSNILLSPAGPVLVDWEHAGWYLPGYDLATLWAVLGDAPVARRQISQLAQSAGPASRDAFLVNLMLVLTREIRTYETAVQRSMHDSTPAAPGQAHPAAAPSGEEQRLLLRRLHDDCQLARKAVRAAVGTR